A single genomic interval of Rhododendron vialii isolate Sample 1 chromosome 3a, ASM3025357v1 harbors:
- the LOC131319450 gene encoding PHD finger protein ING2: protein MAIARTGVFVDDYLEYASTLPAELQRLLNTIRELDERSQAMINQTRQQTKYCLGVASQGSRKGNNNTEEDETAFDKMKKDIEANQDSALSLCTEKVLLARQAYDLIDSHIKRLDEDLTSFAEDLKQDGKIPPDEPAILPPLPLVPKIEKRKSLYGTPQQKRPDYRDRDWDRERDRDFELMPPPGGIKREFAAPVDIDQPIDPNEPTYCVCHQVSFGDMIACDNENCQGGEWFHYSCVGLTPETRFKGKWYCPTCRQLPL, encoded by the exons ATGGCAATCGCTAGAACCGGAGTCTTCGTTGATGACTATTTGGAGT ATGCAAGCACATTGCCAGCAGAACTCCAGAGGCTTCTTAATACCATCAGGGAACTCGATGAACGTTCTCAAG CTATGATAAACCAAACGAGGCAGCAGACTAAGTACTGCTTGGGAGTGGCTTCTCAAGGCTCAAGGAAAGGTAATAATAATACTGAAGAAGATGAGACAGCATTCGACAAGATGAAAAAGGACATAGAGGCAAACCAGGACAGTGCGTTAAGCCTCTGTACCGAAAAGGTTTTGTTGGCAAGGCAAGCTTATGACCTC ATAGATAGCCATATAAAGCGTCTCGATGAGGACCTGACCAGCTTTGCAGAAGATCTAAAGCAAG ATGGAAAAATACCACCAGATGAGCCAGCAATTCTTCCCCCATTACCTTTGGTCCCTAAAATTGAGAAACGCAAATCACTTTACGGAACACCTCAACAGAAAAGGCCTGATTACAGGGACAGGGACTGGGACCGAGAGCGTGATAGGGATTTTGAGCTCATGCCTCCTCCAGGTGGCATTAAGAGGGAGTTTGCTGCCCCTGTTGATATTGATCAACCCATTGATCCAAATGAACCTACTTACTGTGTTTGTCACCAG GTGTCTTTTGGAGATATGATTGCCTGTGACAATGAAAAT TGCCAAGGAGGTGAATGGTTCCACTACTCGTGTGTTGGGCTGACTCCAGAGACAAGATTCAAAGGAAAGTGGTATTGTCCAACCTGCAGACAACTTCCGCTGTGA
- the LOC131319297 gene encoding NADPH-dependent aldehyde reductase-like protein, chloroplastic, which produces MAGETTRGKPSGTLPLDRRVAIVTGGSRGIGRAITVLLRSLGARVVINYASNSNQADLLASELNSAVNSSSPVAIAVQADVSNPEQVKTLFDRAEEEFGCQAHILVNCAGVLDPKYPSLANTTVEDWDMILNVNTKGAFLCCREATNRLTRGGGGRIIMITTSLVGSLLPGYAAYAASKAAVETMTKIVAKELKGSGITANCVAPGPVATELFFAGKTEEMVKRIADACPLGRLGEPDDISGIVGFLAGDAGEWINGQIIRANGGSVV; this is translated from the coding sequence ATGGCTGGGGAAACCACAAGGGGAAAACCATCCGGTACCCTTCCACTTGATCGCCGGGTGGCAATAGTAACCGGTGGCTCTCGTGGTATTGGCCGTGCCATTACGGTCCTTCTCCGATCCCTCGGTGCCAGAGTTGTCATCAATTATGCTTCAAATTCCAACCAAGCTGACCTCTTAGCATCCGAGCTCAACTCTGCGGTCAATTCTTCTTCCCCTGTGGCAATAGCAGTCCAAGCTGATGTGTCGAACCCAGAACAGGTGAAAACACTCTTCGATCGGGCAGAGGAAGAATTTGGGTGCCAAGCTCACATCCTTGTGAACTGTGCAGGGGTGTTGGATCCAAAGTACCCAAGCCTAGCCAATACAACAGTAGAAGACTGGGATATGATACTCAATGTTAACACCAAAGGCGCGTTCCTGTGTTGTCGAGAGGCAACTAACCGTTTGACACGCGGAGGCGGAGGAAGAATCATTATGATAACAACATCACTTGTGGGGAGCCTGCTACCTGGGTACGCGGCTTATGCAGCCTCAAAGGCGGCCGTGGAAACCATGACCAAGATTGTGGCTAAGGAGTTGAAGGGCTCAGGTATCACTGCCAATTGTGTTGCGCCGGGTCCGGTGGCGACGGAGCTGTTCTTCGCGGGTAAGACGGAGGAAATGGTGAAGAGAATTGCGGATGCCTGCCCACTAGGTCGGCTAGGTGAGCCTGATGATATATCTGGGATTGTTGGATTCTTGGCTGGTGATGCTGGGGAGTGGATCAACGGCCAGATCATTCGTGCCAACGGCGGATCTGTTGTTTAA